The Paenibacillus macerans genome includes a window with the following:
- a CDS encoding glycoside hydrolase family 13 protein produces MKRTWWKESVVYQIYPISFKDSNGDGIGDLRGIISKLDYLRDLGVDVVWICPIYKSPGHDNGYDISNYCEIKPQFGTMEDFDELLHGLHTRGMKLMMDLVLNHTSDEHPWFLESRQSRNNPKRDYYIWRKGKNGGPPNNWESYFSGSVWEYDARTDEYYLHLYSKHQPDLNWENPAVIGEMHNMIQWWLKKGVDGFRFDAIAHIVKAKGLPDADNPDHSPTVRAYGMFSNLDHVHTLLQNLHDEVLYFYDIMTVGETSGLGPEQALDYVGDGRRELNMTFQFEHMFLDAASPGSGKWDVVPWKLADLKRVMTGWQTILHKKGWNANYLCNHDQPRCVSRFGNDGPYRIPSAKMLATFIHTLEGTPYIYQGEELGMTNIAFDAIDDYRDVETLNFYKERVEAGVPEHEIMRAIHLKSRDNARTPMQWEAGGQAGFTTGTPWIAVNPNCKEINAAQAMQDRDSVYHYYKELIRLRKRHEVFVYGEYRLLLEDHPEIYAYTRTLDDTLLLVILNFFAGEPVFEWPDSVKIEGIELLISNYKPDEWEDLRQLRLRPYEARVYLQQGSRG; encoded by the coding sequence ATGAAGCGAACCTGGTGGAAGGAAAGCGTAGTTTATCAAATTTACCCGATCAGCTTTAAAGATTCGAACGGGGACGGTATCGGCGATCTGCGCGGCATCATATCCAAGCTGGATTATTTGCGGGATCTCGGTGTCGACGTGGTGTGGATCTGTCCGATTTATAAATCGCCCGGGCACGACAACGGGTATGACATCAGCAACTATTGCGAGATAAAACCGCAGTTCGGCACGATGGAGGATTTCGACGAACTGCTGCACGGGCTGCATACGCGCGGGATGAAGCTGATGATGGATTTGGTGCTGAACCACACGTCGGACGAACATCCCTGGTTTCTGGAGTCGCGGCAGTCCCGGAACAATCCGAAACGGGATTATTACATTTGGCGAAAAGGGAAAAACGGCGGCCCTCCGAACAACTGGGAGTCGTATTTCAGCGGTTCGGTGTGGGAATACGACGCGCGGACGGACGAATATTATTTGCATTTATACTCCAAACATCAACCGGACCTGAACTGGGAAAACCCGGCCGTCATCGGCGAGATGCACAATATGATCCAGTGGTGGCTAAAAAAAGGGGTGGACGGTTTCCGCTTCGATGCGATCGCGCATATCGTAAAAGCGAAAGGGCTACCGGACGCCGACAATCCGGACCATTCGCCGACCGTGCGGGCGTACGGCATGTTTTCAAATTTGGACCATGTCCATACGCTGCTGCAAAATTTGCACGATGAGGTGCTGTATTTCTATGATATCATGACCGTAGGGGAAACCTCGGGGCTGGGGCCCGAGCAGGCGCTCGATTACGTCGGGGACGGGCGGCGGGAGCTGAATATGACGTTTCAGTTTGAGCATATGTTCTTGGATGCGGCTTCTCCCGGCAGCGGCAAATGGGACGTCGTGCCCTGGAAGCTGGCCGACCTCAAGCGGGTTATGACAGGCTGGCAAACGATCCTGCACAAGAAGGGCTGGAACGCCAACTATCTGTGCAATCACGACCAGCCCCGCTGCGTGTCGCGGTTCGGAAATGACGGCCCGTACCGGATTCCTTCGGCAAAAATGCTGGCCACGTTCATCCATACGCTGGAAGGGACGCCTTATATTTATCAGGGCGAGGAGCTCGGGATGACCAACATCGCTTTCGATGCGATCGACGATTACCGGGACGTGGAAACGCTGAATTTTTATAAGGAACGGGTGGAAGCCGGGGTGCCGGAGCATGAGATCATGCGGGCCATTCATCTGAAAAGCCGGGACAACGCCCGCACGCCGATGCAGTGGGAAGCTGGCGGCCAGGCGGGCTTCACGACGGGGACGCCGTGGATCGCCGTGAATCCCAACTGCAAGGAGATTAACGCGGCACAGGCGATGCAGGACCGCGATTCCGTGTATCACTATTATAAGGAATTAATTCGTTTGCGAAAGCGGCATGAGGTGTTTGTGTACGGCGAGTACCGGCTGCTGCTGGAGGATCATCCGGAGATCTACGCCTATACCCGGACGCTTGACGATACCCTGCTGCTCGTGATCCTGAACTTCTTCGCCGGCGAACCGGTGTTTGAATGGCCCGATTCCGTAAAGATCGAAGGGATCGAGCTGCTGATTTCCAACTATAAGCCGGACGAATGGGAAGATCTCCGCCAGCTGCGGCTCCGGCCTTATGAAGCAAGGGTGTATTTGCAACAAGGCAGCCGCGGATAA
- a CDS encoding metallophosphoesterase family protein produces the protein MKIGIVSDTHLPRRGKELPSALLRQFASCDLILHLGDWTTFEVYEQLSALAPVEGVAGNNDPADIVRRFGYHKVLELGTKKIGLTHGHLPGGGHNAFDNAKRVFTGKRLDAVLFGHSHKPLLAHSGGVLLFNPGSPTDKRREEKYSFGILEIGAKGLRAKHIFIK, from the coding sequence ATGAAGATCGGCATCGTTTCGGATACGCATCTGCCGCGCCGGGGCAAGGAGCTTCCGTCCGCCCTGCTCCGGCAGTTTGCAAGCTGTGATCTGATCCTGCATTTGGGGGACTGGACAACGTTCGAGGTCTATGAGCAGTTGTCCGCGCTTGCGCCGGTCGAAGGCGTGGCCGGGAACAACGATCCCGCGGACATCGTCCGCCGGTTCGGCTACCACAAAGTGCTGGAGCTTGGGACGAAAAAAATCGGTCTGACCCACGGCCACTTGCCGGGAGGCGGGCATAACGCCTTCGATAACGCCAAACGCGTATTCACCGGCAAGCGGCTCGACGCCGTGCTGTTCGGCCATTCGCACAAACCGCTGCTTGCCCATAGCGGCGGCGTGCTGCTGTTTAATCCCGGTTCCCCGACCGACAAACGGCGTGAGGAGAAATACAGCTTCGGGATATTGGAAATTGGGGCAAAAGGGCTGAGAGCAAAGCATATTTTTATAAAATAA
- a CDS encoding ABC transporter substrate-binding protein, translating into MRKKIGLFFAVSLMLLSVIGCGSNSASSGSGANAQNNGAAEAGKAQNAGSGGGTDNKTYKIAISQIVEHPSLDATREGFMAALKDAGLVEGQNLQVDYNNAQGDQPNNMAIAQKIAGGDYDLVLAIATPPAQAVAQQVKNSPILFAAVTDPMDAKLVDNLDHPGGNISGASDTNPEAITKLMDFIAANFKDVKKVGVVLNQGEPNAVIMTDQAEKALKAHGIELVKATVTNTSEVKQAAESLVGRVDALYITLDNTVVEAVSTIIQVANDNDIPFFSSDRDTVEHGAFATVGFKYYDHGYQVGQMAVDVLKNGKKVGDMKVTVPDKLDLILNLKAAKEQGIEVTDAMKDQVVDKENNIIE; encoded by the coding sequence ATGAGGAAGAAAATCGGACTATTTTTCGCGGTATCTCTCATGCTGCTTAGCGTCATTGGCTGCGGCAGCAACAGCGCAAGTTCGGGAAGTGGCGCAAACGCTCAAAACAATGGAGCGGCCGAAGCCGGCAAGGCGCAAAATGCTGGTTCTGGGGGCGGGACGGACAATAAGACATACAAGATTGCCATCTCGCAAATCGTCGAGCATCCGTCGCTGGATGCGACCCGCGAAGGTTTCATGGCGGCGCTGAAGGACGCGGGGCTCGTGGAAGGCCAAAACCTGCAGGTGGATTACAATAATGCCCAAGGCGATCAACCGAACAATATGGCCATCGCGCAAAAAATCGCCGGCGGAGATTACGACCTGGTCTTGGCGATTGCAACGCCTCCGGCCCAGGCTGTCGCCCAGCAGGTAAAAAACTCGCCGATTTTGTTCGCGGCCGTGACCGATCCGATGGATGCCAAGCTGGTCGATAATCTTGATCATCCCGGCGGAAACATTTCCGGCGCTTCCGATACCAATCCCGAAGCGATCACGAAGCTGATGGACTTTATCGCCGCGAATTTTAAGGATGTCAAAAAAGTCGGCGTAGTGCTGAATCAAGGGGAACCGAACGCGGTCATCATGACGGATCAAGCCGAAAAGGCGCTGAAGGCCCACGGCATCGAGCTCGTTAAAGCTACGGTCACAAACACCTCGGAAGTAAAGCAAGCGGCGGAATCGCTGGTCGGACGCGTCGACGCGCTGTACATTACGCTCGACAACACCGTCGTTGAAGCCGTCAGCACGATCATCCAGGTCGCCAACGATAACGACATTCCTTTCTTCTCCAGCGACCGCGACACGGTGGAGCACGGCGCTTTCGCCACCGTCGGCTTCAAATATTACGACCATGGTTACCAAGTGGGACAAATGGCCGTGGATGTGCTGAAAAACGGCAAAAAGGTCGGCGACATGAAGGTGACGGTGCCGGATAAGCTTGACCTCATCCTGAACCTGAAGGCCGCCAAAGAGCAAGGCATCGAAGTAACCGACGCGATGAAGGATCAAGTGGTCGACAAAGAAAACAACATTATCGAATAA
- a CDS encoding ABC transporter permease yields MLNSLLGALESGLLYAVMALGVYITFRILDFPDLTVDGSFTTGGAIAAVMISGGISPWIATAAAFFGGMAAGALTGLIHTKGRINGLLSGILMMIALYSINMRIMGKPNVALLGEDTIFTSVSPLVLMPFVVIAIKLLLDLFLRTELGLALRATGDNQRMIRSFGTHTDNTIILGLSLSNGLVAVSGALIAQQSGFSDISSGIGMIVIGLASVIIGEAIFGSRTVFWATLAAILGSVVYRVVVALALRVEWLEQTDLKLITAIIVIIALVLPTVSRSLKQKSLARERAAEITGSSGRKSLGGGL; encoded by the coding sequence ATGTTAAATTCACTGCTGGGAGCGCTGGAATCCGGACTGCTCTATGCGGTGATGGCGCTGGGCGTATACATTACGTTTCGGATTCTGGATTTTCCGGATTTGACCGTGGACGGCAGTTTTACGACCGGCGGCGCCATCGCCGCCGTAATGATCTCAGGGGGAATCTCCCCCTGGATCGCCACAGCGGCCGCTTTCTTCGGCGGGATGGCCGCCGGCGCCCTGACCGGGCTCATTCATACCAAAGGCCGCATTAACGGTCTGTTGTCCGGGATATTGATGATGATCGCGCTGTACTCCATCAATATGCGGATTATGGGCAAACCGAACGTGGCATTGCTCGGCGAAGATACGATTTTCACATCGGTTTCGCCGCTTGTGCTGATGCCGTTTGTGGTAATTGCGATCAAACTGCTGCTGGACCTGTTCCTGCGCACCGAGCTTGGCCTCGCGCTGCGGGCGACCGGGGACAATCAGCGGATGATCCGCAGCTTCGGCACCCACACCGACAACACGATTATTTTGGGCCTCAGCTTGTCCAACGGTCTCGTGGCGGTGTCGGGGGCGCTGATCGCCCAGCAATCGGGATTTTCCGATATCTCTTCAGGGATCGGGATGATCGTCATCGGCCTCGCTTCCGTCATTATCGGCGAAGCGATTTTCGGATCGCGCACGGTATTTTGGGCGACGCTGGCCGCCATTCTCGGTTCGGTCGTTTACCGGGTCGTCGTGGCGCTTGCGCTGCGCGTCGAATGGCTGGAACAAACCGACCTGAAGCTGATCACGGCGATCATCGTCATTATCGCTCTGGTGCTGCCGACCGTGAGCAGATCGCTTAAGCAAAAAAGCCTGGCCCGGGAGCGGGCCGCCGAAATCACCGGTTCGTCCGGGCGGAAAAGCTTGGGAGGTGGGCTCTGA